TCATGTGTTAGCCTAGATACTGAAGCATTTAAACCAATTCACAAATTCAACACAGTCGAGCAAGTTGCCAAGAGGTAACGAGATCGGCTGAGTCGATTAGGTGAGCATACCCAAACGCAACCCAGAACCTCGGCATCGTTCCGAAACTTTTAAGTGCCAGTCAGTTAATTTTGTTTGGTAGACCTGCTAGCGCTTAAAGGTTTTGAATAGAGAGATAATCTCGGAAATTAAGTTAGTGGTGTGCGGAAAACAGTGAGGAAACCAGCAGCTGGCGAGGCATTCGTTTGACTGACTGGTAAGAACTTATTGCGACGTGGAAACTGCCAAAAGCTGCTTTTGGTCGATGCTTTGCGCTGTCTTATTTTCTAAACATTATTTCTCTTTCTTGACTCGCTGGCGGCACAATGACTTACGGCAACGTACCCATGATTATTCCTTGCTTGGCAACTGGTTATTTATTGACTGTTTACCTTTTACTACTGTTAGCGCAAAGGCAGGTAAAAAATCCCGAGACTCGGGACATCTCTACTCCTAAAGAGGAAGGGTTGGGTCAACTATCAGCGACCAGCGACCGGTGACCGTGTAGAGACGTTACATATAACGTCTCTACAAACGTCTCTAGTCCAAAAGTTCTAGGGGATAACTGGGAGTAAGGACTGTTTCTAAATTAACTTTTTCCACCACAGGAGCATAACCCAGCCATCGCACGGAGGACTGAATAAACTGCTGGGGGCAACCGCTGACACAAAAGCGAGTTGGCATCGGTGGTAAATTATTTCGCAGTCCTAGTAAATCGAGTTCGCAAGCTACGGCTTTGACAACGTGAATTGCCGGATCGACCAGCTTGATGCTGTTAGGTAAAAGCGATCGCAGCACGGGTGATAAATGAGGATAGTGGGTACAGCCGTAGATCAGAGTATCGATTTGCTGCTGAATTAAGGGAGCCAGATAGCGCCGTGCTACCTCTTTAGTGTATGGCTCGTTGATCCGATTATCTTCGATCAGAGGCACGAATTCGGGACAACCGACTTGCCAGACTTTAGCAGTACTATCAATTTCTTGAATTGCCTGTGGAAAAGCGTTGCTAGCAGCAGTTGCTGGAGTTGCAATTACACCGATGCGTTTACCTTGTTTTACCGCCGCCTTTGCTCCAGGTAAAATCACACCCAAAATGGGAAACGGAAATTCCCACCGCACCGTCTCTAAAGCTAGAGCGGAACCCGTGTGACAAGCCATCACGACCATTTTTACCTGCTGCTGTTGCATCCAGCAGAGGATTTCGCGAGTAAATTGTACGATCTCGGCTGGCGATCGCGTGCCGTAGGGTAGGCGAGCCGTATCGCCAAAGTATAAAATAGATTCGTTTGGTAGCTGCCGATACAGCTGAGTTAAAACAGTAAGACCACCCACACCACTATCAAATACGCCAATTGGCGATTGTTGGGGTTCTCGACTGGGAAAATCGGAAGGATTATTGATAGAAAGATAGGAATAAAACACAGTTCGAGCTTAACCCGTTAATTATGCTTAGCACAGAACCTATGGGCAAGTTTGTTAACTGGTATTAGCAAAAGCGGCAACCAGCAACGCAAACCCATCCGTCAAGTTGATAATTAACACTGACATTACCGTAGTGTCAACGTTGTTGTTTAATGTACTGAAGAACACCCTGAGCAATCGCTTCTGCCAGTTGATTTTGATAAGCAGCCGTTTTCAAACGCGGTGCGTCATGTTTCCCTGTCATGAATCCAGTTTCTACCAAAACAGCTGGCATAGAACTCTTGCGTAGGACGTAAAATCTAGCCTTTCTCACGCGGCGATCGCGAAGATTTGGAACATTTCGCAACATAGCATTATGAATTGTCACGGCTAGATTGTAGCCGCTATCAAAATAATAAGTCTCCAAACCGCTGATATCTGGGCGCGTGGGCAGGGAATTAGCGTGGATACTGACGAACAAGTCAGCATTCACTCGCTCGGCGATATCTACCCGTCCTTGTAGTCCGACAAAATAGTCGCTATCCCGCGTCAGCACGACATGAACACCGTTTTGTTCCAATATCTGAGCAACTCGATTGCTAATTGGCAGAATGATATCTTTTTCTTGCGCTCCTCCTGCAACAGCCCCTGGGTCTTTGCCACCGTGTCCTGGGTCGATGACAACGATTGTTTTCCCATTACGATCGCGGATGCGCGGTGGTGCTGCGGGTACTGGCGGGGGAATGGTAATTGATGGGCTAGAGGATGGAGCCGACGGCGGTGCTACTACCACCGAGGAACGCTTCAAATCTAGCGAGAGAAACTCTGGGCTAGGTTGCTCGACCTCTCCCACCCGTATTCCTGCTGCTGGTTGGACTAGGATCGTTACCGTGCGCGGATCGGTCTGCCGCAAGCGCACCCTTAAAACTGGGCTATTGGTATCTAAAGTTGG
This window of the Chroococcidiopsis thermalis PCC 7203 genome carries:
- the murI gene encoding glutamate racemase yields the protein MFYSYLSINNPSDFPSREPQQSPIGVFDSGVGGLTVLTQLYRQLPNESILYFGDTARLPYGTRSPAEIVQFTREILCWMQQQQVKMVVMACHTGSALALETVRWEFPFPILGVILPGAKAAVKQGKRIGVIATPATAASNAFPQAIQEIDSTAKVWQVGCPEFVPLIEDNRINEPYTKEVARRYLAPLIQQQIDTLIYGCTHYPHLSPVLRSLLPNSIKLVDPAIHVVKAVACELDLLGLRNNLPPMPTRFCVSGCPQQFIQSSVRWLGYAPVVEKVNLETVLTPSYPLELLD